A window of the Parabacteroides merdae ATCC 43184 genome harbors these coding sequences:
- the nqrE gene encoding NADH:ubiquinone reductase (Na(+)-transporting) subunit E — MEELLSTFVRSIFVDNMIFAYYLGMCSFLAVSKNVKTALGLGMAVTFILTCTLPINYMLENYVLKEGALQWLGAEFAGVNLSFLAFIIFIAIIASFTQLVEMVVEKFAPALYASLGIFLPLIAVNCAILGGSLFMQQKAFPNVGVATVYGLGSGIGWMLAIVGMAAIREKLAYSDIPKPLKGLGITFIITGLMGMAFMCFSGLKI; from the coding sequence ATGGAAGAATTATTAAGCACATTTGTCCGCTCGATCTTTGTAGACAACATGATTTTCGCATACTATCTGGGTATGTGTTCTTTCCTGGCTGTTTCCAAGAACGTAAAGACTGCTTTGGGATTAGGTATGGCTGTGACGTTCATTCTGACATGTACGTTGCCGATCAACTATATGCTTGAAAATTATGTATTGAAGGAAGGTGCTCTGCAATGGCTGGGTGCTGAATTCGCTGGTGTAAACCTGAGCTTCCTTGCTTTCATTATCTTTATCGCCATCATCGCTTCGTTTACGCAGTTGGTGGAAATGGTAGTGGAAAAGTTTGCTCCGGCTCTGTACGCTTCTCTGGGTATCTTTTTGCCGCTGATCGCTGTAAACTGCGCTATCCTGGGTGGTTCTCTGTTTATGCAACAAAAGGCATTTCCTAACGTAGGTGTTGCAACTGTTTATGGCTTAGGTTCTGGTATCGGTTGGATGCTGGCTATCGTCGGTATGGCTGCCATCCGTGAAAAGCTGGCATACTCGGATATCCCCAAACCGTTGAAAGGTCTTGGTATCACCTTTATCATCACAGGTTTGATGGGTATGGCATTCATGTGCTTCTCAGGTCTTAAGATATAA
- the nqrD gene encoding NADH:ubiquinone reductase (Na(+)-transporting) subunit D → MGLLSEKNKEVLLGPLSVNNPVIVQMLGICSALAVTSKLEPAIVMGISVTAVVAFANVIISLLRNTIPNRIRIIVQLVVVAALVTIVSEVLKAFAYDVNKQLSVFVGLIITNCILMGRLEAFALGNGPWESFLDGIGNGLGYALILVIVGFFRELLGSGTLLGFQVIPQAFYDFGYVNNGLMILPPMALIVIAVIIWVHRSRNKELQEN, encoded by the coding sequence ATGGGATTATTATCTGAAAAGAATAAAGAAGTTCTGTTAGGCCCGCTTAGCGTAAACAACCCGGTCATCGTCCAGATGTTGGGTATCTGCTCTGCGCTGGCTGTAACATCAAAACTGGAGCCGGCTATTGTAATGGGTATTTCAGTAACGGCTGTTGTGGCTTTTGCCAACGTGATCATTTCACTGCTGCGTAATACGATTCCAAACCGTATCCGTATCATTGTGCAGCTGGTGGTGGTGGCAGCATTGGTGACTATCGTGAGTGAAGTGCTGAAAGCGTTTGCTTATGACGTAAACAAACAGCTTTCAGTGTTTGTGGGTCTGATCATTACCAACTGTATCCTGATGGGACGTCTGGAAGCATTTGCACTGGGTAACGGTCCGTGGGAATCATTCCTTGACGGTATCGGTAACGGTTTAGGCTATGCATTGATCCTGGTGATCGTCGGTTTCTTCCGCGAGCTGTTAGGTTCCGGCACGTTGCTGGGATTCCAGGTTATTCCGCAGGCATTCTATGACTTCGGTTATGTGAACAACGGTTTGATGATCCTGCCTCCGATGGCATTGATCGTGATCGCCGTGATTATTTGGGTTCACCGTTCTCGTAACAAGGAACTTCAGGAAAATTAA
- the nqrC gene encoding NADH:ubiquinone reductase (Na(+)-transporting) subunit C, with translation MAKYKCKVCGYIHEGNKAPDVCPVCAAPASDFEEMKDEAAADKKKGLDRDSNVYTVVYASVMVVLVAVVLAFTSQSLRTFQQKNEENDKRQQILRSINVTVPANEAEAKYSELIKEAFLVNENGEKVEGDAFAADVVKAAAEHQYPVFVANVDGQPKYIMALHGAGLWGPLWGYISVDSDRNTVYGADFSHQGETPGLGAEIAKPAFSNEFKGKKLFMDGTFKSIAVVKPGKSVAGQDYVDGISGGTITSQGVQAMLFNSLNGYVKFLTSQN, from the coding sequence ATGGCAAAATATAAATGTAAAGTATGTGGATATATCCACGAAGGAAATAAAGCTCCGGATGTTTGTCCTGTATGTGCAGCTCCCGCTTCCGATTTCGAAGAAATGAAAGACGAGGCTGCTGCCGACAAGAAAAAGGGATTGGACAGAGACAGTAACGTGTATACTGTTGTTTATGCTTCCGTAATGGTTGTTCTGGTCGCAGTCGTGCTGGCCTTTACTTCGCAATCGCTTAGAACTTTCCAGCAGAAAAACGAGGAAAACGACAAGAGACAGCAGATCCTGCGCTCCATCAACGTGACGGTTCCGGCAAATGAAGCCGAAGCTAAATATTCGGAATTGATCAAAGAAGCATTTCTGGTAAATGAAAATGGTGAAAAAGTAGAAGGTGACGCTTTTGCCGCCGATGTGGTGAAGGCTGCTGCCGAACACCAGTATCCGGTTTTCGTTGCAAATGTAGATGGCCAGCCTAAATACATCATGGCTTTGCATGGTGCCGGTTTGTGGGGACCGCTGTGGGGATATATTTCTGTAGACAGCGATAGGAATACGGTTTATGGTGCTGATTTCAGCCACCAGGGTGAAACTCCGGGATTGGGTGCTGAAATAGCAAAACCTGCATTCAGCAATGAATTCAAGGGTAAGAAACTGTTCATGGACGGTACATTCAAGTCTATTGCGGTCGTTAAGCCTGGCAAGAGCGTTGCCGGTCAGGATTATGTAGACGGTATTTCCGGCGGTACGATTACAAGCCAGGGAGTACAGGCGATGTTATTTAATAGTTTGAATGGTTATGTTAAGTTTTTAACCTCACAAAATTAA
- a CDS encoding NADH:ubiquinone reductase (Na(+)-transporting) subunit B, which translates to MKALRNYLDKIKPNFEEGGKLAMFRSVFEGFETFLFVPSTTSKSGVHIHDYIDSKRTMTVVIIALLPALLFGMYNVGYQHNLAIGADPGFLMTFIFGFLAVLPKIIVSYVVGLGIEFAVAQVKKEEIQEGFLVSGILIPMIVPVDTPLWMIAVATAFAVVFAKEVFGGTGYNVFNVALVTRAFLFFAYPAAMSGDQVFVRTADTFGIGGGQVVDGFSGATPLGQVAIAGKELIGSFQAVDVLGHPISTWDMFLGLIPGSIGETSVLAILIGAVILLFTKIASWKTMVSVFVGGAVMSLIFNMIGTTVAMCVSPLDHLFLGGFAFGAVFMATDPVTSARTETGKYIYGFLVGAMAIIIRALNPGYPEGMMLAILLMNVFAPLIDYYVVEANINRRLKRVIK; encoded by the coding sequence TTGAAAGCGTTAAGGAATTACCTCGACAAGATTAAGCCTAACTTTGAGGAAGGCGGAAAGCTGGCGATGTTCCGTTCTGTTTTTGAAGGTTTCGAAACATTCCTGTTTGTTCCGAGCACAACTTCCAAATCAGGCGTACACATTCATGACTATATTGACTCGAAGCGTACGATGACCGTGGTCATCATTGCTTTGTTGCCCGCTTTGCTTTTTGGTATGTACAATGTCGGTTATCAGCATAACCTTGCAATAGGAGCTGATCCGGGATTTCTCATGACTTTTATTTTTGGTTTTCTGGCTGTATTGCCTAAAATCATTGTTTCGTATGTGGTAGGTTTGGGTATCGAGTTTGCTGTTGCCCAGGTGAAGAAGGAAGAAATCCAGGAAGGTTTTCTGGTTTCCGGTATCCTGATCCCGATGATCGTCCCTGTTGACACTCCGTTGTGGATGATCGCCGTAGCTACTGCATTTGCAGTTGTTTTTGCCAAAGAAGTATTTGGCGGTACAGGTTATAATGTATTTAATGTAGCGTTGGTTACACGTGCATTCTTGTTCTTCGCATATCCGGCGGCTATGTCCGGTGACCAGGTGTTTGTTCGTACGGCTGATACGTTCGGTATCGGTGGCGGACAGGTGGTAGACGGCTTCTCTGGCGCGACTCCGCTGGGACAGGTTGCTATCGCAGGCAAGGAACTGATCGGTTCGTTCCAGGCAGTCGATGTTCTCGGACATCCGATTTCCACATGGGACATGTTCTTAGGTCTGATTCCGGGTTCGATCGGTGAAACATCTGTATTGGCGATCCTGATCGGGGCGGTTATCCTTCTTTTCACAAAGATCGCAAGTTGGAAAACAATGGTTTCCGTATTTGTGGGTGGTGCGGTCATGTCGCTTATCTTCAATATGATCGGAACGACGGTGGCCATGTGCGTATCTCCGTTGGATCATTTGTTCCTGGGTGGTTTCGCATTCGGTGCCGTGTTTATGGCTACCGATCCTGTCACTTCTGCCCGTACGGAAACAGGTAAGTACATCTACGGATTCCTGGTAGGAGCTATGGCTATTATTATCCGTGCATTGAATCCGGGTTACCCAGAAGGTATGATGCTCGCTATCCTGTTGATGAATGTATTTGCTCCGCTGATCGACTATTATGTAGTGGAAGCTAACATCAACCGCAGATTGAAACGTGTAATCAAATAA
- a CDS encoding Na(+)-translocating NADH-quinone reductase subunit A, with protein sequence MANVIKIKKGLDINLKGKASDVLLNGGKSDSYAIVPDYYNGIVPKVVAKVGEKVKAGSVLMIDKNRPEIKFVSPVSGEVTAVNRGEKRKVLSVVVKPEAQIEYEDFGKKNVASLKREEVKEAILHAGMWPFIKQRPYDIVASPADEPRDIFVSAFYSAPLAPNFDFVVKGQEVDFQTGLDALAKLTDGKVYVGIRKGSSVSVKGVETVEVEGPHPAANVGVQINHIKPINKGEVVWTVNPADVIVIGRLFNKGIADFSRLVVITGSETTERGYVKAIAGCTIASLVDGKIMRGNEDIRIISGNVLTGTKVEKNDYLGAYDNQITVIPEGDETHDFFGWATPGFGKFSVSHSFPAWLMGKNKEYVIDARIKGGKRAMIMSNEYDSVFPMDIMPEYLLKAIIAFDIDKMENLGIYEVAPEDFALCEFVDTSKLEIQKIVRQGLDVLYKEMN encoded by the coding sequence ATGGCAAATGTGATTAAGATTAAAAAGGGTTTAGACATTAATCTGAAGGGCAAAGCTTCGGACGTACTGTTAAACGGAGGGAAAAGCGATAGTTACGCTATCGTTCCCGATTATTATAACGGTATTGTACCCAAAGTTGTTGCCAAAGTAGGAGAAAAAGTCAAAGCCGGTTCTGTATTGATGATCGATAAGAACCGCCCGGAGATCAAGTTTGTTTCGCCTGTCAGTGGCGAAGTAACTGCCGTAAATCGAGGAGAGAAGCGTAAAGTGCTTAGCGTGGTTGTCAAGCCGGAAGCGCAGATCGAGTATGAAGATTTCGGTAAGAAAAATGTAGCTTCCCTCAAGAGAGAAGAGGTGAAGGAGGCAATCTTGCACGCTGGTATGTGGCCGTTTATCAAACAACGTCCGTACGACATCGTCGCCTCGCCGGCTGACGAACCACGTGACATCTTTGTTTCTGCATTCTATTCCGCACCGTTAGCTCCGAACTTCGATTTCGTCGTGAAAGGACAGGAAGTTGATTTTCAGACGGGATTGGATGCGCTTGCAAAACTTACCGACGGCAAGGTGTATGTCGGCATCCGCAAAGGTTCTTCCGTTAGTGTGAAAGGTGTTGAAACTGTAGAAGTGGAAGGTCCGCATCCTGCGGCCAATGTGGGAGTACAGATTAATCACATTAAACCTATCAATAAGGGTGAAGTGGTCTGGACGGTAAATCCTGCCGACGTGATCGTTATCGGCCGTTTGTTCAATAAGGGCATCGCCGATTTCAGCCGCCTGGTTGTGATAACCGGTTCCGAAACGACAGAGAGAGGATACGTTAAGGCAATTGCCGGCTGTACGATCGCCAGTCTGGTTGACGGAAAGATCATGAGAGGTAACGAAGATATCCGCATTATCAGCGGTAACGTGTTGACTGGTACGAAGGTAGAAAAAAACGATTATTTGGGAGCCTATGACAATCAGATTACGGTTATCCCGGAAGGTGACGAAACACACGACTTCTTCGGCTGGGCGACTCCCGGTTTCGGAAAATTCAGTGTGAGCCATTCATTCCCCGCCTGGTTGATGGGCAAGAACAAGGAATATGTGATAGACGCCCGTATCAAGGGAGGCAAGCGTGCTATGATCATGTCCAACGAATACGATAGCGTGTTTCCGATGGATATCATGCCGGAATACCTGTTGAAGGCTATTATCGCATTCGATATCGATAAGATGGAAAACCTGGGTATATATGAAGTAGCGCCCGAAGATTTTGCCCTTTGCGAATTCGTCGATACGTCCAAACTCGAAATTCAGAAGATCGTTCGTCAAGGTCTGGATGTATTATACAAGGAAATGAATTAA
- a CDS encoding type IX secretion system plug protein — translation MRVYSLLFMMLFALSIGANAQVKFFTDVNSKQIKTLQVKVAGELISEPYIALGGEEQIEINFDGLGSGYTRYAYNVVHCNADWTQSQLSPIEYMNGFQGTTIDDFANSIGTTTQYSNYRLLLPNDDVQFKVSGNYAIQVYNEDTPDQIIFTACFSVVEPVVNISASVSGNTDIDTNQSHQQVSFNINNKNFPITYPQTDLKIFVYQDNRRDNAVTDLQPMSILENQISYTYNRNLIFPAGNEYRRMEFLSNKYNGMHVENISFHNPYYNVELMTDYRRDKGTYQYDQDQDGRFFIRCSDCNDPDTEADYYIVHFTLACDPLPDGSVYLNGELFNNVLDEKSKMGYNFETKQYEKAVLLKQGSYNYQYLFVPTGSSVGQTGPIEGNYYQTQNEYSIYVYYRPMGARYDRLIGVTTVRNEMQVF, via the coding sequence ATGAGAGTGTACAGTTTACTATTTATGATGCTTTTTGCCCTTTCCATCGGGGCAAACGCACAGGTAAAGTTCTTCACCGATGTCAATAGCAAGCAGATAAAAACGCTTCAGGTGAAAGTTGCCGGAGAGTTGATATCCGAACCTTACATAGCGTTGGGAGGAGAAGAGCAAATTGAAATCAATTTCGACGGTTTGGGGAGTGGATACACACGATATGCCTATAACGTGGTGCATTGCAACGCCGACTGGACGCAATCGCAGTTGAGTCCGATCGAATATATGAATGGTTTCCAAGGAACAACAATCGACGATTTTGCCAATTCCATCGGGACTACGACTCAATATTCGAACTACCGGCTATTGCTTCCGAACGACGATGTCCAGTTTAAAGTTTCCGGCAATTATGCCATCCAGGTCTATAACGAGGATACGCCGGACCAGATCATTTTTACAGCCTGTTTCTCTGTGGTAGAACCGGTTGTCAATATCTCGGCTTCGGTGAGCGGGAACACGGACATCGACACCAACCAGAGCCATCAGCAGGTAAGTTTCAACATCAACAACAAAAATTTTCCGATCACTTATCCGCAAACGGACCTGAAGATATTCGTTTACCAGGACAACCGGCGCGATAATGCCGTAACGGACTTGCAACCTATGAGCATTCTGGAAAACCAAATATCTTACACGTATAACCGCAACCTTATTTTCCCTGCCGGGAATGAGTATCGTCGCATGGAGTTCCTAAGCAACAAATATAATGGAATGCACGTCGAAAATATCTCCTTCCACAATCCTTACTATAATGTGGAACTTATGACCGATTACAGGCGGGATAAAGGCACTTACCAATATGACCAGGATCAGGACGGCCGTTTCTTCATTCGTTGCAGCGACTGTAACGATCCGGATACGGAAGCGGATTATTATATCGTGCATTTTACACTTGCATGCGATCCGCTGCCCGATGGGAGTGTATATCTGAACGGTGAGCTATTTAATAATGTATTGGATGAAAAGAGCAAAATGGGCTATAACTTCGAGACGAAGCAATACGAAAAAGCCGTACTTCTCAAACAGGGAAGTTACAATTACCAGTATTTGTTTGTCCCGACCGGTTCCTCTGTCGGTCAGACAGGTCCGATAGAAGGTAATTACTACCAGACACAAAATGAATATAGCATCTATGTTTATTATCGTCCGATGGGTGCTCGCTATGATCGGCTAATTGGTGTCACGACTGTCAGGAACGAGATGCAGGTATTCTAA
- the guaD gene encoding guanine deaminase, whose product MSELTLYRGEVFDFIDSPLNRKDAYRYFPDGALVVREGEIVDCGPFEDIKGRYTDYELVDYSGKLLMPGFIDSHIHYPQAEIIGMYGRQLLDWLEDYTFPAEQAFVSSEHADRMAHFFVEELFRNGTTACMAYATVHPTSVTALFSVASEYNMCMLTGKVLMDRNAPAGLTDTAEQGKSESRSLIESWHGKGRNRYVITPRFAISCSTEQLIAAGRLHEQYPGTYIQTHLSENKDEIDSTLSLCPDCQDYLEVYERARLVTDRSIFGHCIHLSDSECRRLVEAGSVVAHCPTSNLFLGSGLFDMQQANRVGMQTVLATDIGAGTSFSMLRTMGEAYKVQQLGGYPMSVFESLYKCTLGAAKALHLDDEIGCFGKGRKADFIVMDYAATPSQQVRMDYLKRHGKWTLENKLFGLQTAGDERNIQATYVMGKRVFTLA is encoded by the coding sequence ATGAGTGAACTGACATTATACCGGGGAGAAGTTTTTGATTTTATCGATTCTCCGTTAAATAGAAAAGATGCTTACCGATATTTTCCCGATGGAGCATTGGTCGTACGGGAAGGAGAGATAGTCGATTGTGGGCCTTTTGAGGATATTAAAGGCCGTTATACCGATTATGAACTGGTTGATTATTCCGGTAAACTCCTGATGCCTGGATTTATAGATTCCCATATTCATTATCCGCAAGCTGAAATAATCGGGATGTACGGAAGGCAGTTGCTGGATTGGCTGGAGGACTATACCTTTCCAGCAGAACAGGCGTTTGTTTCTTCAGAGCATGCGGATAGGATGGCCCACTTCTTTGTAGAGGAACTATTCCGGAACGGAACGACAGCTTGCATGGCTTATGCAACGGTACATCCAACATCCGTCACCGCTCTCTTCTCCGTTGCGTCGGAATATAATATGTGTATGCTGACCGGAAAAGTGCTGATGGACCGGAATGCTCCGGCAGGATTGACCGATACGGCGGAACAGGGGAAATCCGAAAGTCGTTCTTTGATCGAATCTTGGCATGGAAAAGGGCGGAACCGCTATGTCATCACGCCCCGTTTTGCCATTTCCTGTTCGACGGAACAACTGATTGCGGCTGGACGTTTGCACGAACAATATCCTGGCACTTATATACAGACGCATCTTTCCGAGAATAAAGACGAGATCGACAGCACGCTTTCCTTGTGTCCCGACTGCCAAGATTACTTGGAAGTATACGAGCGGGCAAGATTGGTTACAGACCGTTCCATCTTCGGACATTGTATTCATCTGTCTGATTCGGAATGCCGTCGGTTGGTCGAAGCCGGTTCTGTCGTAGCCCATTGTCCTACATCCAACCTCTTTTTGGGAAGTGGCTTGTTTGATATGCAACAAGCCAATCGTGTCGGTATGCAAACCGTATTGGCGACGGACATCGGAGCCGGAACCTCTTTTTCTATGCTGCGCACGATGGGAGAGGCGTATAAAGTGCAGCAACTTGGCGGATATCCGATGTCTGTATTCGAGTCATTATATAAATGTACGTTGGGAGCAGCTAAAGCACTTCATTTGGATGATGAAATCGGCTGTTTCGGGAAAGGCCGGAAAGCGGATTTCATTGTTATGGATTATGCCGCCACACCTTCCCAGCAGGTACGCATGGACTATCTGAAACGCCACGGGAAGTGGACGTTGGAAAATAAACTGTTCGGCCTGCAAACAGCTGGAGATGAAAGGAATATTCAAGCCACCTATGTGATGGGGAAAAGAGTATTCACCCTTGCTTAG
- a CDS encoding cation diffusion facilitator family transporter produces the protein MKEHIRKRKIMAVTLTGSLANFLLLVFKFVAGVLGHSSAMIADAVHSLSDFVTDVIVLLFINISSKPKDEGHDYGHGKYETLATTIIGIVLMCVGAGLFWDGANKVFGFYFGGEQLESPGKIALIAAIISILIKETLYRLTLYVGKKENSQAVIANAWHHRSDAFSSIGTTLGIGGAILLGDNWRVLDPIAAVIVSILIVKVAFQLVIPAINDLLEKSLPTEVEDKILSIINETPEVRNPHNLCTRRIGNDFAIEVHIRVDGQITVSRAHELTKEIESKLRLKFGPATHIVLHVEPIKEKKDE, from the coding sequence ATGAAAGAACATATTAGAAAAAGAAAAATCATGGCTGTGACCTTGACCGGATCTCTTGCCAACTTTCTGCTATTGGTTTTCAAATTTGTAGCAGGTGTGTTAGGGCACAGTAGCGCCATGATCGCGGACGCCGTCCATTCGCTATCCGATTTTGTGACGGATGTAATTGTTTTGCTCTTCATTAATATATCGTCCAAACCGAAAGACGAAGGCCATGACTATGGGCACGGAAAGTATGAAACTTTGGCTACTACGATCATTGGGATTGTCCTGATGTGTGTAGGAGCCGGCCTTTTCTGGGATGGTGCGAACAAGGTATTTGGATTTTATTTTGGAGGCGAACAGTTGGAAAGTCCCGGCAAGATCGCACTTATTGCCGCCATTATCTCTATTTTGATAAAGGAAACCCTGTATCGTCTGACGCTATATGTCGGAAAAAAAGAAAATAGCCAGGCTGTTATCGCGAATGCCTGGCATCATCGTTCGGATGCTTTTTCTTCTATCGGGACGACGTTGGGTATTGGAGGAGCCATCCTCTTAGGTGATAACTGGCGTGTGCTGGATCCGATAGCAGCCGTGATTGTCAGCATATTGATTGTAAAGGTAGCCTTTCAGTTGGTCATACCTGCAATTAATGATTTGCTGGAGAAATCTTTACCGACTGAGGTCGAAGATAAGATTCTCTCTATAATAAATGAAACGCCGGAGGTCAGGAACCCGCATAATCTATGTACCCGCAGAATCGGTAATGATTTTGCAATAGAAGTGCATATCCGGGTCGATGGACAAATAACTGTAAGCCGTGCGCATGAGCTGACGAAGGAGATAGAAAGTAAGTTACGTTTGAAATTTGGGCCTGCAACCCATATCGTCTTGCATGTCGAACCGATAAAAGAGAAAAAAGATGAGTGA
- a CDS encoding DUF5686 and carboxypeptidase-like regulatory domain-containing protein yields MVRFIRYIILIALLQAVAGIFLSHAQSFTSASGIVKDSITGEPLPFVSVYFDGSTIGAMTDDNGTFTLQNNQGYTKLAAASLGYDTKFIDLKPGKKNDNLEVLLKPTAFEISEVVVKPKREKYTRKDNPAVELIKKVIAHKNDNRIEAKPEYQTEVYEKLSLSLDNFNPNLDKNKFLKKFKFIKNYLDTSEFNGKPILTVSVRENLSDFYYRKSPKAEKTIVRAKRMQGIDKTLDDGGGITSNLEEIFKSINIFDNNIPILLNRFVSPLSSTLATTYYHYYIMDTLDVGGDKCVDLAFVPANSESYGFTGRLYITLDGNYAVKKVLLNTPANINLNWVDKLRIEQEFKQMPDSTWVLDQENTFVNFYVVKGTQQLYAHQLRNYDNYNFNVQNADSVFGLLGALHVLPEATAQPDTFWTHNRPIPLKEKEDALKDLLGQLRKVPAFNAIIKTAEILITGYIPTANDKKVTKFDFGPMNTTFSANHLEGFRMRVGGMTTANLNPYWFASGYLAYGTNDRKIKYNLKLTHSFTKKEYHEGENPVNNLSFIQEYDVYTPGQDFLFTSKDNIFVAWKVGEPVTKMQYIRKSVLQYEKEWLNGLTWKSWIMNQNNEAAGTLQYIKRDESGNLYHIKDFTTSEIGTQLRFAPGERAYNGRSGKESVFNLSKDAPVFKLSHQLGIKGVLGGDYNYNHTEISAEKRIWLSSFGHIDAQIKAGKVWDKVPFPLLILPNTNQSITIQPEAFHMMNALEFVTDQYVSFNATYYLKGWILNRIPGIKWLRLREVLSFNMIYGGLTDKNNPTLTPGLFLLPDGTQPLGSTPYMECSVGLENIFKILRIDYYRRLTYLDHPDIKKGGIRIALRFTF; encoded by the coding sequence ATGGTAAGATTTATCCGTTATATCATATTAATAGCTCTGTTACAAGCTGTAGCAGGAATTTTTCTATCACACGCTCAGAGTTTTACCTCGGCATCCGGTATTGTCAAAGATTCTATTACCGGTGAACCGCTCCCATTCGTATCCGTCTATTTTGACGGGTCAACTATCGGAGCTATGACAGACGACAATGGAACATTCACCCTTCAAAACAATCAGGGCTATACCAAACTGGCCGCCGCCTCATTGGGATACGATACTAAATTCATCGATCTCAAGCCCGGTAAAAAGAATGACAATTTGGAAGTATTGTTGAAGCCGACTGCTTTCGAGATTTCGGAAGTCGTGGTCAAACCCAAAAGAGAAAAATATACCCGCAAGGATAATCCGGCTGTAGAGCTTATCAAAAAAGTAATTGCACATAAGAACGACAACCGGATCGAGGCAAAGCCGGAATATCAAACGGAAGTATACGAAAAACTAAGTCTGTCGCTGGATAATTTCAATCCGAATCTCGACAAGAACAAATTTCTGAAAAAGTTCAAATTTATCAAAAACTATCTGGACACGTCTGAGTTTAACGGCAAACCGATCCTGACCGTCTCCGTGCGTGAAAACCTATCAGACTTCTACTACCGGAAAAGTCCCAAAGCGGAAAAGACAATTGTCAGAGCCAAACGCATGCAGGGGATCGATAAGACATTAGACGACGGTGGCGGCATAACCTCCAACTTGGAAGAGATTTTTAAGAGTATCAATATTTTCGATAACAATATTCCTATTCTATTGAATCGGTTCGTCAGCCCATTATCATCGACATTGGCGACCACATATTACCATTATTACATCATGGATACGCTCGATGTAGGAGGAGATAAATGTGTGGATCTGGCTTTCGTTCCGGCAAACAGCGAAAGCTACGGTTTTACGGGACGGCTTTATATCACGCTTGACGGTAATTATGCGGTCAAGAAAGTATTGCTGAACACCCCTGCAAACATCAACCTAAATTGGGTGGACAAACTCCGTATTGAGCAGGAATTCAAGCAGATGCCAGATAGTACCTGGGTGCTCGACCAAGAGAATACTTTCGTCAATTTCTATGTGGTAAAGGGGACGCAACAGCTCTATGCGCACCAGCTCAGGAATTACGACAATTATAATTTCAACGTGCAAAATGCAGATTCCGTTTTCGGGCTCTTAGGGGCATTGCATGTCTTGCCGGAAGCGACGGCACAGCCGGATACGTTCTGGACGCACAACCGCCCTATTCCATTGAAAGAGAAGGAAGATGCGCTAAAAGATTTATTGGGACAACTGCGGAAAGTTCCGGCTTTCAATGCCATTATCAAAACCGCAGAGATCCTGATAACGGGCTATATCCCGACAGCAAATGACAAGAAGGTGACCAAATTCGACTTCGGTCCGATGAATACGACCTTCAGTGCAAACCATCTGGAAGGTTTTCGTATGCGTGTGGGAGGAATGACGACTGCCAACCTCAATCCGTATTGGTTTGCAAGCGGTTATCTGGCTTACGGTACAAATGACCGCAAGATCAAATACAATTTGAAGTTAACACACAGTTTCACTAAAAAAGAATATCACGAAGGTGAAAATCCGGTTAATAATCTGTCGTTCATCCAAGAATATGACGTGTATACCCCAGGCCAAGATTTCCTTTTCACAAGCAAAGATAATATATTCGTTGCCTGGAAAGTAGGTGAACCGGTGACCAAGATGCAATATATCCGCAAAAGCGTATTGCAATACGAAAAAGAATGGCTGAACGGCCTGACATGGAAGTCCTGGATAATGAATCAGAACAACGAGGCGGCAGGAACGCTTCAATATATTAAACGGGACGAATCCGGGAATTTATACCATATAAAAGATTTTACGACATCCGAAATCGGGACACAGTTGCGTTTCGCTCCGGGTGAACGCGCTTATAACGGGCGTTCGGGGAAAGAATCCGTATTCAACCTGTCTAAAGATGCCCCTGTATTCAAGCTCTCCCATCAATTAGGTATTAAAGGCGTGTTAGGCGGCGATTACAATTACAACCATACGGAGATCAGTGCCGAGAAACGTATCTGGCTTTCTTCGTTTGGGCATATCGATGCACAGATTAAAGCGGGCAAGGTCTGGGACAAGGTACCTTTCCCCCTGTTGATTTTGCCGAATACGAACCAATCTATCACAATTCAGCCGGAAGCATTCCACATGATGAACGCGTTGGAGTTTGTGACCGACCAATATGTATCGTTCAATGCTACTTATTATCTGAAGGGCTGGATCCTGAACCGTATTCCGGGCATCAAGTGGTTGCGTCTGCGTGAAGTCCTATCCTTTAATATGATCTATGGTGGACTGACGGACAAAAATAATCCGACCTTGACGCCGGGACTTTT